A section of the Phaseolus vulgaris cultivar G19833 chromosome 8, P. vulgaris v2.0, whole genome shotgun sequence genome encodes:
- the LOC137825841 gene encoding protein NRT1/ PTR FAMILY 7.3-like: MGCLYFNKKDKMKGKMNRDNEVCTSDGAIDSHGNPAVRTRTGTWVTGILILVNQGLATLAFFGVGVNLVLFLTRVMGQENAEAANNVSKWTGTVYIFSLLGAFLSDSYWGRYITCAIFQLIFVIGLIALSLSSHIFLLNPSGCGDKELQCGSHSSYQMAFFYISIYLIALGNGGYQPNIATFGADQFDEGDPKEQLSKVAFFSYFYLALNLGSLFSNTVLDYFEDKGQWTLGFWASTASAAIALVLFLCGTRRYRYFKSVGNPLPRVGQVFVAAAKKWKFKVSAEDKLYEVQESSHNGRRKMLQTEGFRFLDKAALITSKDLEQIEENKRNPWRLSTVTQVEEVKCVLRLLPIWLCTIMYSVVFAQMASLFVVQGDAMDTRVSSFNIPPASMSSFDILGVAFFIFIYRHALDPLVAKTMKSKLTELQRMGVGLVLAIMAMVSAGTVEKFRLRYAIKDCDKCDGSSSLSIFWQVPQYVLTGASEVFMYVPQLEFFNGQAPEGLKSFGSALCMTSISLGNYVSSLLVAIVMKISTKHDIPGWIPGNLNLGHLDRFFFLLAALTLADLVVYIALAKWYKYVKFEGNQELEHIKKENREIIV; the protein is encoded by the exons GACAAAATGAAGGGAAAGATGAATAGAGACAACGAGGTTTGCACGTCAGATGGAGCTATTGATAGCCATGGTAATCCTGCAGTTCGAACAAGAACTGGTACTTGGGTTACTGGAATTTTGATTTTAG TGAACCAAGGGCTTGCAACATTGGCATTCTTTGGAGTGGGAGTGAATCTGGTGTTGTTTTTGACGAGAGTGATGGGTCAAGAGAATGCCGAAGCAGCGAACAACGTGAGCAAGTGGACAGGCACAGTTTACATATTTTCTCTTCTTGGAGCTTTCCTCAGTGACTCTTACTGGGGAAGGTACATCACCTGTGCCATCTTCCAGCTCATCTTTGTCATT GGTTTAATTGCATTATCATTGTCATCTCACATATTCCTACTGAATCCGAGTGGTTGTGGTGACAAAGAATTACAATGTGGATCACACTCATCATATCAAATGGCTTTCTTCTATATTTCCATATACCTAATTGCGTTGGGAAACGGAGGATATCAGCCTAACATAGCCACATTTGGGGCAGACCAATTTGATGAAGGGGATCCTAAAGAACAGCTTTCAAAAGTAGCATTTTTTAGCTACTTCTATTTGGCTTTGAACCTTGGCTCCCTCTTCTCAAACACTGTATTGGATTATTTTGAGGATAAGGGACAATGGACTTTGGGATTCTGGGCATCAACTGCCTCTGCTGCTATTGCATTGGTTTTGTTCCTATGTGGCACACGAAGGTATAGATACTTCAAGTCTGTTGGAAACCCTCTACCCAGAGTTGGCCAAGTTTTTGTTGCTGCCGCAAAAAAATGGAAGTTCAAGGTATCAGCTGAAGATAAACTTTATGAGGTTCAAGAATCCTCACATAATGGAAGGAGAAAAATGCTCCAGACAGAAGGATTTAG GTTCTTAGATAAAGCAGCATTGATCACATCAAAAGATTTGGAGCAGATAGAAGAGAATAAACGCAATCCGTGGCGTCTATCCACTGTGACACAAGTAGAAGAAGTGAAATGCGTACTAAGACTACTCCCAATTTGGCTGTGCACCATAATGTACTCAGTTGTTTTTGCTCAAATGGCATCACTCTTTGTGGTGCAAGGAGATGCCATGGACACTAGAGTTTCAAGTTTCAATATTCCTCCAGCAAGCATGTCCAGCTTCGACATATTAGGAGTGGCatttttcatcttcatttatAGGCACGCTCTTGACCCTCTTGTGGCCAAAACAATGAAATCCAAACTCACAGAGCTTCAAAGGATGGGAGTTGGCCTAGTCCTTGCAATCATGGCCATGGTTTCAGCAGGAACGGTGGAGAAATTCAGGCTGAGGTATGCAATAAAAGATTGTGATAAATGCGATGGGTCTAGTTCACTGTCTATATTTTGGCAAGTGCCACAATATGTACTCACAGGAGCATCAGAGGTTTTCATGTACGTGCCTCAATTGGAGTTCTTCAACGGACAGGCACCTGAAGGATTGAAAAGCTTTGGCAGTGCACTTTGCATGACATCAATATCACTAGGAAACTACGTAAGTAGTTTGCTTGTTGCTATTGTAATGAAAATCTCTACCAAACATGACATACCTGGATGGATACCAGGAAACCTAAACCTCGGACATTTGGACAGGTTCTTCTTCCTCTTAGCAGCACTAACACTTGCTGATCTTGTAGTATATATTGCATTGGCCAAGTGGTATAAATATGTCAAATTCGAAGGAAACCAGGAATTAGAACACATCAAGAAGGAAAATCGTGAGATTATAGTGTAG